A genomic region of Streptomyces diastaticus subsp. diastaticus contains the following coding sequences:
- a CDS encoding LLM class flavin-dependent oxidoreductase — MDDIRGKAQGTAPTPLSVLDLATVGAGQTSTDALHAAVRIARTADRRGFTRHWVAEHHSMPGVASSSPAVILAHLAAHTERVRLGSGGVMLPNHAPLVIAEQFGTLEALAPGRVDLGLGRAPGTDGATAAALRRTDRLHEGADDFPEQLAELIRFLDDDFPDGHPYRRIHAVPGPVQSTTAGGVQSPHRPQIWLLGSSGFSARLAGMMGLPFSFAHHFSARNTIPALDLYRESFRPSAVLDAPYAMIGVSAFAADDPKEARRQVLTGALNMVRLRRGAPGLVPTPEEAEAHSFSPVEQDFIEDWLSNVVHGTPDEVRAGLDDLQKRTGADELMLTANAHTQAARVRSYELIADAYEMPDLG; from the coding sequence GTGGACGACATCCGAGGAAAGGCCCAGGGCACCGCCCCGACCCCCCTCTCCGTACTGGACCTGGCCACCGTGGGCGCGGGCCAGACGTCCACGGACGCCCTGCACGCGGCGGTCCGGATCGCCCGGACCGCCGACCGCCGGGGCTTCACCCGCCACTGGGTGGCGGAACACCACTCCATGCCCGGCGTCGCCTCCTCCTCCCCGGCGGTGATCCTCGCCCACCTCGCCGCCCACACCGAGCGGGTGCGCCTCGGCTCCGGCGGCGTCATGCTCCCCAACCACGCGCCGCTGGTCATCGCCGAGCAGTTCGGCACCCTGGAGGCGCTGGCCCCGGGCCGCGTCGACCTCGGGCTCGGCCGCGCCCCCGGCACCGACGGGGCCACCGCCGCCGCCCTGCGCCGTACCGACCGGCTGCACGAGGGCGCCGACGACTTCCCCGAGCAACTCGCCGAACTGATCCGCTTCCTCGACGACGACTTCCCCGACGGCCACCCGTACCGGCGCATCCACGCCGTGCCCGGGCCCGTCCAGTCCACCACCGCGGGCGGCGTGCAGTCCCCGCACCGGCCGCAGATCTGGCTGCTCGGCTCCTCCGGCTTCAGCGCCCGCCTCGCCGGGATGATGGGCCTCCCGTTCTCCTTCGCCCACCACTTCTCGGCCCGTAACACCATCCCCGCGCTCGACCTGTACCGCGAATCCTTCCGGCCCTCGGCCGTGCTGGACGCCCCCTACGCCATGATCGGCGTCTCCGCGTTCGCCGCCGACGACCCGAAGGAGGCCCGTCGGCAGGTGCTCACCGGGGCCCTCAACATGGTCCGGCTGCGCCGAGGCGCGCCCGGACTGGTGCCCACGCCCGAGGAGGCCGAGGCGCACTCCTTCTCCCCCGTCGAGCAGGACTTCATCGAGGACTGGCTCTCCAACGTCGTCCACGGCACCCCCGACGAGGTACGCGCCGGCCTCGACGACCTCCAGAAGCGCACCGGGGCGGACGAACTCATGCTCACCGCCAACGCCCACACCCAGGCCGCCCGCGTCCGCTCCTACGAGCTCATCGCCGACGCCTACGAGATGCCCGACCTGGGATGA
- a CDS encoding maleate cis-trans isomerase family protein: MTALGFLYPGHSAEDDYPRIEVLMGGSVRLHVIHTDIGEDAHRVDALLEMGSEARLGAGVEELRLSGAEAVVWACTSGSFVYGWDGAHEQVRTLAQAAGLPASSTSFAFAHAVKEIGASRVAVAATYPDDVAGRFSGFLEAAGTEVVQERASGIITAAEVGTWGWDEVRELARSGDHPDAEAVLLPDTALHTAAYVTELEEELGKPVLTANQVTVWEALRLAGRRVREPALGTLFLQKPQVVS, encoded by the coding sequence ATGACAGCGCTCGGCTTTCTCTACCCGGGGCACTCCGCCGAGGACGACTACCCGCGCATCGAGGTGCTGATGGGCGGCAGCGTCCGGCTGCACGTCATCCACACCGACATCGGCGAGGACGCCCACCGTGTCGACGCCCTGCTGGAGATGGGCTCCGAGGCCCGGCTCGGTGCGGGCGTCGAGGAACTGCGCCTCTCCGGCGCCGAGGCGGTCGTCTGGGCCTGCACCAGCGGCAGCTTCGTCTACGGCTGGGACGGCGCCCACGAGCAGGTCCGCACGCTCGCGCAGGCCGCCGGGCTCCCCGCCTCCAGCACCTCGTTCGCCTTCGCCCACGCCGTCAAGGAGATCGGCGCGAGCCGGGTGGCGGTGGCGGCGACCTACCCCGACGACGTCGCGGGCCGCTTCTCCGGCTTCCTCGAGGCCGCCGGTACCGAAGTCGTCCAGGAGAGGGCCAGCGGCATCATCACCGCGGCCGAGGTCGGCACCTGGGGCTGGGACGAGGTCCGGGAGCTGGCCCGCTCGGGCGACCACCCCGACGCCGAGGCGGTCCTCCTGCCCGACACCGCCCTGCACACCGCCGCGTACGTCACCGAACTGGAGGAGGAGTTGGGCAAGCCCGTGCTCACCGCCAACCAGGTCACGGTCTGGGAGGCGCTGCGGCTGGCCGGGCGCCGGGTCCGCGAGCCCGCCCTGGGTACCCTCTTCCTCCAGAAGCCCCAAGTGGTCTCCTGA
- a CDS encoding maleate cis-trans isomerase family protein, with translation MDVSFLGGPHPQHGVGVVAPFDFALDRELWRWVPDEVSLHLTRTPYVPVEVSLDLARLVSEHATLHEAVRALSAAEPQVLAYACTSGSFVGGHAGEHAMRAAMTQAGGVPSVTTSGAVLEALAEIGARRIALVTPYTRSVTRSLERYLARGGIEVTARANLGLTHHIWQVPYRDVSAMAHRAVRRKPVDALFISCTNLPTYDVIPQLEAELRVPVLSANQVTVWSALRRLGIGAVGPYQALLNPAARPGVSEFGTTAPGPAAPRRGGSEEPALPESPLR, from the coding sequence ATGGACGTCTCCTTTCTGGGCGGACCGCACCCTCAGCACGGCGTCGGTGTGGTCGCACCCTTCGACTTCGCACTCGACCGGGAACTCTGGCGATGGGTACCCGACGAGGTCTCGCTCCATCTCACCCGCACCCCCTACGTCCCCGTCGAGGTCAGCCTCGACCTCGCCCGGCTGGTCAGCGAACACGCCACGCTCCACGAGGCGGTCCGCGCCCTCAGCGCCGCCGAGCCCCAGGTCCTCGCCTACGCCTGCACCTCGGGCAGCTTCGTCGGCGGCCACGCCGGGGAGCACGCCATGCGCGCGGCCATGACCCAGGCCGGCGGTGTCCCCTCCGTCACCACCTCCGGAGCGGTGCTCGAAGCCCTGGCGGAGATCGGCGCCCGCCGGATCGCCCTGGTCACCCCCTACACGCGGTCGGTCACCCGGTCGCTGGAGCGGTACCTGGCCCGGGGCGGCATCGAGGTCACCGCACGGGCCAACCTCGGCCTCACCCACCACATCTGGCAGGTCCCCTACCGGGACGTCTCCGCCATGGCCCACCGCGCCGTCCGCCGCAAGCCGGTCGACGCCCTGTTCATCAGCTGCACCAACCTGCCCACCTACGACGTCATCCCCCAGCTGGAGGCGGAGTTGCGCGTCCCGGTGCTCTCCGCCAACCAGGTGACCGTCTGGTCCGCCCTGCGCCGCCTCGGCATCGGCGCCGTCGGCCCGTACCAGGCGCTGCTCAACCCGGCCGCCCGCCCCGGCGTGAGCGAGTTCGGCACGACGGCCCCGGGCCCGGCCGCACCCCGCAGAGGCGGCAGCGAAGAGCCGGCCCTGCCGGAGAGCCCGCTCCGGTAG
- a CDS encoding D-2-hydroxyacid dehydrogenase: MGFPHVSDEALPPPPSPGRSAGPTLLVLDADPPPRLESLAGRARVLHADASSLASLLPEADVLLVWDFLSDAVREAWPGPGPRPGWVHTASAGADRLICPELVASDTVVTNARGVFDQPIAEYVAALVLAFAKDLPRTLELGAAREWRHRETRRVAGTRACVVGSGPIGRAISRVLTALGVHVSVVGRTARNGIHGQEELDALLAASDWVVCAAPLTEETRGLFDAGRFARMRESAYFVNIGRGAHVVEADLAGALAAGRIAGAALDVFATEPLPASSPLWAAPGLVVSPHMSGDTVGWRDDLGEQFLELYALWEAGRPLRNVVDKERGYVPGH, from the coding sequence ATGGGTTTCCCGCACGTATCCGACGAGGCGCTTCCGCCTCCCCCGTCACCGGGCCGGTCCGCCGGGCCCACCCTCCTGGTGCTCGACGCGGACCCGCCGCCACGGCTGGAATCCCTGGCCGGACGGGCCCGGGTCCTGCACGCGGACGCCTCCTCTCTGGCCTCGCTGCTGCCCGAGGCGGACGTTCTGCTGGTGTGGGACTTCCTCTCCGACGCGGTCCGCGAGGCATGGCCCGGGCCGGGCCCGCGGCCCGGCTGGGTGCACACCGCCAGTGCCGGCGCGGACCGGCTGATCTGCCCGGAGCTGGTCGCCTCGGACACCGTGGTGACCAACGCGCGGGGCGTCTTCGACCAGCCCATCGCCGAGTACGTGGCCGCGCTGGTACTGGCCTTCGCCAAGGATCTGCCGCGCACGCTGGAGCTGGGCGCGGCCCGCGAGTGGCGCCATCGGGAGACGCGGCGGGTGGCTGGAACTCGCGCCTGCGTCGTCGGTTCGGGCCCGATCGGCCGGGCCATCTCCCGGGTGCTGACGGCGCTCGGGGTGCACGTCTCGGTGGTCGGCCGCACGGCCCGTAACGGAATCCACGGGCAGGAGGAACTGGACGCGCTGCTCGCCGCCTCCGACTGGGTGGTCTGCGCGGCCCCGCTCACCGAGGAGACGCGCGGCCTCTTCGACGCCGGCCGGTTCGCCCGGATGAGGGAATCGGCGTACTTCGTGAACATCGGGCGCGGCGCGCACGTCGTCGAGGCCGACCTCGCCGGGGCGCTGGCGGCCGGGCGGATCGCGGGGGCGGCCCTCGACGTCTTCGCCACCGAGCCGCTGCCCGCGAGCAGCCCGCTGTGGGCGGCCCCGGGCCTGGTGGTCTCCCCGCACATGAGCGGCGACACCGTCGGCTGGCGCGACGACCTGGGCGAGCAGTTCCTGGAGCTGTACGCCCTGTGGGAGGCGGGCCGGCCGCTGCGGAACGTGGTCGACAAGGAGCGCGGGTATGTCCCCGGGCACTGA